The following proteins are co-located in the uncultured Draconibacterium sp. genome:
- the nagB gene encoding glucosamine-6-phosphate deaminase gives MKLVIHKTYNEISQWAANYIAESINKFNPSEEKPFVLGLPTGSSPLGTYTALIELYKAKKVSFEHVITFNMDEYVAIAEDHPESYHSFMFENFFNHIDIKKENVNILDGNAADLDKECNDYEAKIKAIGGIHLFLGGMGADGHLAFNVPGSSLQSTTRLVNLNYDTIVANSRFFNNDLSLVPKQALTVGVKTVLDSKEVLIVVNGYKKARALQNVVENGMNHMWTLSALQNHPNGIIVCDEDATMELKVGTVKYFKESM, from the coding sequence ATGAAACTAGTAATTCATAAAACATACAACGAAATAAGCCAGTGGGCTGCCAACTATATTGCAGAAAGCATAAACAAATTTAATCCAAGCGAAGAAAAACCATTTGTGTTGGGACTTCCTACTGGTTCGTCGCCTTTAGGCACTTACACTGCACTGATTGAATTGTACAAGGCAAAAAAAGTATCGTTCGAGCACGTGATAACATTTAACATGGACGAATATGTTGCCATTGCCGAAGATCATCCGGAAAGCTATCACAGTTTTATGTTTGAGAACTTTTTCAATCACATCGATATAAAAAAGGAAAACGTAAATATTTTAGATGGTAATGCCGCTGATTTAGACAAAGAATGTAACGATTACGAAGCCAAAATTAAGGCAATTGGCGGAATACATTTGTTTCTTGGCGGAATGGGTGCCGACGGTCATCTTGCATTTAATGTTCCCGGTTCATCGCTGCAATCTACAACCCGACTGGTGAATTTAAATTACGATACAATTGTTGCTAATTCGCGTTTCTTTAACAACGACCTGAGTCTTGTTCCAAAACAAGCACTTACGGTGGGTGTTAAAACCGTACTCGACTCGAAAGAGGTTTTAATTGTTGTAAACGGTTATAAAAAGGCCCGCGCTTTGCAAAATGTAGTTGAAAACGGCATGAACCACATGTGGACACTTTCGGCTTTGCAAAACCACCCAAATGGAATTATTGTATGCGACGAAGATGCCACAATGGAATTAAAAGTTGGTACGGTAAAATACTTTAAAGAATCGATGTAA
- a CDS encoding glucosamine-6-phosphate isomerase codes for MEVNFTKVEKAFFEETKAKKISTLMPYITTESFPKLGLLSALSFLEWVSDNPNGVVSLPTGKTAQYFLDFTHLLLENWNNKKGKDLLAKYGLEGLKKPDLSELTFVQMGEFFPIDPTQHNSLYNNAIQQYINAFNLNPEKALLINSEEIELAEGKHYSEIFPDFKIDLSLRYREAKTNQEKLQQESIFKIDNWCTAYENKIRALGGIGFFLGGIGPDGHIAFNTRGSDHYSSTRLTQTNFETQAITAADLGGIEVSRNRLVITIGLGTLGYNPNNKAIIYAAGEAIADTIKESLEFKPTVSYPATALQKLKNARFYLTEGAAVKLEDSIDCFYECGPWTHQKTERAVIELCKKINKFGSKLELEDLKADKYCSKIPGLNENTVQSVIDSILVKLRRGMEKEVNQVYYHTGPHHDDIMLGIMPTTNRQSRDASNELHFSVLTSGFTAVTNRFLYDLLVDTKDLINLGKIEMIHFPDFFKDGYKYKWDKDIYHYLDNIAAQNDEEKRRGVCHRVIRALVSIWNVKNQDELRETIYEILTILKNSYDGGKNPPKVQKLKGMIREFEEELVWAHYGIMVKNVHHLRLGFYSGESNYDRDVLPILEDFRKYKPTVISLAMDPQGSGPDTHYKVLQAIAKAVEAWNQEEDLSNLRIVGYRNVWFKYNPWDVEVIVPVSLNSLATLDKSFTECYITQVNASFPSYQLDGKFSDLTQRVWFEQHKQIQFLLGKNFFYQNESPLLRATHGVIYHRDLTVDQFLEEAFKLEKAMAGIL; via the coding sequence ATGGAAGTCAATTTTACAAAGGTTGAAAAGGCATTTTTTGAAGAAACAAAAGCGAAGAAGATTTCAACCCTAATGCCCTATATCACAACAGAAAGTTTTCCAAAACTTGGTTTACTTTCGGCATTAAGTTTTTTAGAATGGGTTAGCGATAATCCGAATGGAGTAGTAAGTTTGCCAACAGGTAAAACAGCTCAGTATTTTCTTGATTTCACCCACCTTTTACTCGAAAACTGGAACAACAAAAAAGGAAAAGATTTACTTGCCAAATACGGTTTGGAAGGTTTAAAAAAGCCTGATTTAAGTGAACTCACCTTTGTGCAGATGGGCGAATTTTTTCCAATCGATCCAACTCAGCACAACAGCCTTTACAACAATGCAATACAACAGTACATTAATGCATTTAACCTAAATCCCGAAAAAGCTCTTTTGATTAATTCAGAGGAGATTGAACTTGCCGAAGGAAAACACTACTCGGAAATCTTTCCTGATTTTAAAATTGATTTATCGCTGCGTTACCGCGAAGCAAAAACAAACCAGGAAAAGCTTCAGCAAGAATCGATATTTAAAATTGACAACTGGTGTACAGCTTACGAAAATAAAATCAGAGCCTTAGGCGGAATTGGCTTTTTCCTGGGCGGAATTGGTCCCGACGGTCACATTGCTTTTAACACCCGTGGATCGGATCATTATTCATCCACACGTTTAACACAAACCAATTTCGAAACACAGGCAATTACTGCAGCCGATCTTGGTGGAATTGAGGTTTCGCGCAACCGACTTGTAATTACCATCGGACTTGGAACGCTTGGATATAATCCGAACAACAAAGCAATTATATACGCTGCCGGTGAAGCTATCGCCGACACAATTAAAGAATCGCTGGAATTTAAACCCACCGTTTCGTACCCGGCTACAGCCTTGCAAAAACTTAAAAATGCCCGCTTTTACTTAACCGAAGGAGCGGCAGTTAAACTGGAAGACAGTATAGACTGTTTCTACGAATGTGGTCCGTGGACGCATCAGAAAACGGAGCGCGCAGTAATTGAGTTGTGCAAAAAAATAAATAAGTTTGGTTCGAAACTGGAACTTGAAGATTTAAAAGCCGATAAATATTGCAGCAAAATTCCCGGATTAAACGAAAATACAGTTCAATCGGTAATTGATTCCATTCTTGTAAAATTGCGCCGGGGAATGGAAAAAGAAGTGAACCAGGTGTACTATCACACCGGCCCGCACCACGACGATATTATGCTGGGAATTATGCCCACAACCAACCGACAGTCGCGCGATGCCAGTAACGAATTACACTTTTCGGTACTTACCTCTGGTTTTACAGCTGTTACCAATCGTTTTTTATACGATTTGCTGGTTGATACCAAAGACCTGATTAACCTGGGAAAAATTGAAATGATCCATTTCCCGGATTTCTTTAAGGACGGATACAAATACAAATGGGACAAAGATATTTACCATTACCTCGACAATATTGCGGCTCAAAACGACGAAGAAAAGCGTCGTGGAGTTTGTCACCGCGTTATTCGGGCCCTGGTTTCAATCTGGAATGTTAAAAACCAGGACGAGCTGCGTGAAACGATTTATGAAATCCTTACTATTCTGAAAAACAGTTACGATGGTGGAAAAAATCCTCCAAAAGTTCAGAAATTAAAGGGGATGATCCGCGAATTTGAGGAAGAACTGGTTTGGGCTCACTACGGTATAATGGTAAAAAATGTACACCATTTAAGATTGGGTTTCTACTCTGGCGAATCAAATTACGATCGCGACGTATTACCAATTCTTGAAGACTTCCGGAAATACAAACCAACCGTAATTAGTTTGGCCATGGACCCACAGGGAAGTGGTCCGGATACACATTATAAAGTGTTGCAGGCCATTGCAAAAGCAGTTGAAGCCTGGAACCAGGAAGAAGATTTAAGCAATTTGAGAATTGTTGGCTACCGAAACGTTTGGTTTAAATACAATCCATGGGATGTTGAAGTAATCGTTCCGGTTTCGCTAAACTCGCTGGCAACTCTTGATAAATCGTTTACCGAATGTTACATCACTCAGGTAAATGCATCGTTCCCGAGTTATCAGTTGGATGGAAAATTTAGCGACCTGACACAACGCGTTTGGTTCGAACAACACAAACAAATACAGTTTTTGCTGGGTAAGAACTTTTTCTATCAAAACGAATCGCCATTGTTAAGGGCAACGCACGGAGTAATATACCACCGCGATTTAACCGTCGACCAGTTTCTGGAAGAAGCTTTTAAACTTGAAAAAGCAATGGCCGGAATTTTATAA
- a CDS encoding metal ABC transporter permease, translating to MSAIIELFSYDFFQKAFLAAVFASISCGIIGAYIVSRRIVFISGGITHASFGGIGLAFFLGFNPLLGAVLFAVLSALGIQFFTKVAEIREDSSIAIWWSLGMALGIIFVFLTPGYTPNLMSYLFGNILTVTSSELWWMLALNIVIISLVVLFFSKILYIAFDEEFARAAGLPVALFNYLTITLIALTVVLNIRVVGIILILSLLTIPQATANLYTKDFKRLLVLSSVFAFIGTISGLFFSYFLDIPSGAAIIFTLVIIFAVLRVVKSFV from the coding sequence ATGAGCGCAATTATCGAACTTTTTTCATATGATTTTTTTCAAAAGGCATTTTTAGCAGCCGTTTTTGCCAGTATTTCGTGTGGAATTATTGGTGCTTATATTGTTTCGCGCCGCATTGTTTTTATTAGCGGAGGAATTACACATGCTTCGTTTGGCGGTATTGGTCTTGCATTTTTTCTGGGATTTAATCCACTTTTGGGAGCTGTTTTATTTGCGGTTTTGTCGGCACTTGGCATTCAGTTTTTTACAAAAGTGGCCGAAATCCGCGAAGATTCTTCAATTGCCATCTGGTGGTCGCTGGGTATGGCGCTGGGTATCATTTTTGTTTTTCTTACCCCGGGTTATACTCCCAATTTAATGAGTTACCTTTTTGGTAATATTCTTACGGTTACTTCTTCCGAACTCTGGTGGATGCTAGCTTTGAATATTGTAATTATATCATTGGTTGTCCTGTTTTTCAGTAAGATTCTGTACATCGCTTTTGACGAAGAATTTGCAAGGGCTGCAGGTTTGCCGGTTGCATTGTTTAATTACTTAACCATTACCTTAATTGCATTAACAGTTGTATTAAATATTCGCGTAGTTGGTATCATTCTTATTTTATCCTTGCTTACAATACCGCAGGCAACTGCCAACTTGTATACAAAAGACTTTAAACGTTTGCTTGTTCTGTCTTCTGTATTTGCTTTTATAGGAACAATTTCAGGATTGTTTTTTTCCTACTTTCTCGATATTCCTTCGGGGGCAGCAATTATTTTTACCCTGGTTATTATTTTTGCCGTACTTCGGGTTGTTAAATCGTTTGTATAA